The Candidatus Koribacter versatilis Ellin345 genome has a segment encoding these proteins:
- a CDS encoding Ig domain-containing protein, producing the protein MSLCLAVLCGCGGGGSSSTTPPPQTPPSNLTYAQSSLTATVGVAITALTPSVTGTVTSYAVSPALPSGFALSASTGVISGTPTAATPQTTYTIAASNSAGSANTTIQITVNAPLAPPSNLVYPQTSIVANVGLAIATDTPTVTGTVTSYSVSPSLPAGLALNATTGAISGTPTAETVKATYTVTATNAAGSTTATVQITVNPAVVPPGKITYPQSSVSGEVGQPIATNIPAVSGTPPSFSVSPALPAGVFLDATSGGIYGTPTAEIAKANYTVTATNPSGSATATLSIGVDPALPTLFELGTTQAITTLLSSGTRVIAQDASGHWTLVDYAGGTEVADGDQLPPTGISFGGPWPVDLRGSTLAIGVNNGIEIRSASDGSLLALVASPFINPVNGTTADNWFKLATDGSYLCAGTRTNLWVWSTSGAVLLARDGDYSAAQVFAAPGELRIALGPVGTGLIETVATADGTSTLGTAFSGNFAGWFVDGERYITTLSTNAWVYSKASVEESFLALPSVEKIGGMGEWLWTYQASTPGYPVNLYSLSSSVPVATYSNGVLAKLVASGNTLGLSPYGTPSVKVIDLSTSTPTSTDVALPAAYVNAYTAFSPTQWLVGNVHGTVVDGASLASTPRFLANGAVLSMSGSLSSVAVADANGFIYQFDPTSATPLQTIPFTSSQVGFSADGSVLAAAASRVDSQYQPDRTLNIYALPGTALINTWPYMYPGGTDFLGFSLAASGNNVGQVTGTFDGSVWHYTRQVTAVTGGTVLWSDTLSKAAIPQLSPGGTLIAAPSDTSHGASVTTIYNNGVAVTAVPGFPIVWLDDSHLLVQNGSSVGATIYSPTGVALATPLLPAFTMPVQPLSSGLVYSSDYNQILSTSTGEATWTSGYPYGGFGAAANGYVVFVSGARLVALSQ; encoded by the coding sequence GTGAGTCTCTGCCTTGCCGTACTTTGCGGCTGTGGCGGTGGCGGTTCGTCCTCAACCACGCCTCCTCCTCAGACGCCTCCGTCGAACCTGACCTACGCGCAGAGCAGCCTCACAGCCACTGTGGGAGTGGCGATCACCGCACTGACGCCGAGTGTTACCGGCACGGTGACTTCTTATGCGGTGAGTCCCGCGCTGCCCAGCGGTTTCGCGCTCAGCGCCTCGACCGGGGTGATTTCAGGGACGCCCACGGCAGCAACGCCGCAGACCACATATACGATTGCGGCGTCGAATTCGGCGGGATCCGCGAACACGACGATCCAGATCACGGTGAACGCGCCGCTCGCGCCTCCCTCGAACCTGGTTTATCCGCAGACGAGCATTGTCGCGAATGTCGGTCTCGCGATCGCAACGGATACGCCGACAGTAACCGGCACAGTTACGTCGTACAGCGTGAGTCCGTCCCTGCCGGCGGGACTGGCGTTGAACGCCACTACCGGAGCGATCTCAGGAACTCCGACGGCAGAGACAGTGAAGGCGACCTATACGGTCACAGCAACCAACGCGGCGGGTTCGACAACGGCCACGGTCCAGATCACGGTGAATCCAGCGGTGGTTCCTCCGGGCAAAATCACCTATCCGCAGAGCAGCGTGAGCGGCGAAGTGGGACAGCCGATTGCGACGAACATTCCGGCGGTGAGCGGTACGCCTCCGTCTTTCAGTGTCTCGCCAGCGCTGCCGGCGGGAGTGTTCCTCGACGCGACTTCAGGCGGGATCTACGGCACGCCGACCGCGGAAATCGCAAAGGCGAACTACACCGTCACGGCAACGAACCCTAGCGGGAGTGCGACGGCGACGCTGTCTATTGGCGTGGATCCAGCGCTGCCAACATTATTCGAACTCGGGACAACGCAGGCGATTACCACGCTCTTGAGTTCGGGGACGCGCGTGATCGCGCAGGACGCATCGGGTCATTGGACACTGGTGGACTACGCCGGCGGGACGGAGGTCGCGGACGGCGACCAACTGCCACCCACGGGTATATCTTTCGGCGGTCCTTGGCCGGTGGACCTCCGTGGCTCGACGCTGGCAATCGGCGTGAACAACGGGATCGAGATCCGGTCGGCAAGCGACGGAAGCCTGCTCGCGCTGGTGGCGTCGCCGTTCATCAACCCCGTGAACGGGACTACCGCGGATAACTGGTTCAAACTCGCGACGGACGGCAGTTACCTCTGCGCGGGAACGCGCACAAATCTCTGGGTGTGGTCGACGTCGGGCGCTGTACTGCTCGCACGAGATGGTGATTACTCGGCGGCGCAGGTTTTTGCCGCGCCGGGTGAATTGAGGATCGCGCTCGGTCCTGTGGGGACGGGCTTGATCGAAACGGTGGCAACCGCGGATGGTACTTCGACGCTCGGGACGGCATTCTCCGGGAATTTCGCCGGGTGGTTTGTAGATGGCGAGCGTTACATCACGACGCTTTCGACCAATGCCTGGGTGTACTCGAAAGCGAGCGTGGAGGAAAGTTTCCTGGCCCTGCCGTCGGTGGAGAAGATCGGCGGCATGGGCGAGTGGCTGTGGACCTACCAGGCCTCGACGCCAGGTTATCCGGTCAACCTTTATTCGCTATCGAGTAGTGTTCCGGTGGCGACCTACTCGAACGGAGTTCTCGCTAAATTGGTGGCCTCGGGCAATACTTTGGGATTGTCGCCGTATGGCACGCCGTCGGTGAAGGTGATTGATCTGTCCACCTCCACGCCGACTTCCACGGATGTTGCTTTGCCTGCCGCGTACGTGAACGCCTACACCGCTTTCTCACCAACTCAGTGGCTGGTCGGCAATGTCCATGGGACGGTGGTGGACGGAGCGAGCCTGGCTTCTACTCCGAGGTTCCTTGCCAACGGCGCGGTACTGAGCATGTCTGGGAGTTTGAGCAGTGTGGCAGTCGCGGATGCGAACGGATTCATTTATCAGTTCGATCCGACGAGCGCAACACCGTTGCAGACGATCCCTTTCACGTCTTCACAAGTGGGATTCTCGGCGGACGGTTCGGTTCTTGCAGCCGCGGCAAGTCGCGTGGACTCGCAGTATCAGCCGGACCGCACGTTGAATATTTATGCGCTCCCGGGCACGGCCCTGATCAATACGTGGCCCTACATGTATCCAGGCGGAACGGACTTCCTGGGCTTCTCGCTAGCTGCATCCGGCAATAATGTGGGGCAGGTAACCGGGACGTTCGACGGGTCGGTGTGGCACTACACGAGACAGGTGACGGCGGTCACCGGCGGCACCGTGCTTTGGTCGGACACGCTGTCGAAAGCAGCCATACCGCAGCTTTCGCCGGGTGGAACGCTGATTGCGGCTCCAAGCGACACCAGCCATGGGGCATCGGTGACGACGATCTATAACAACGGGGTGGCGGTGACCGCGGTGCCGGGCTTCCCGATCGTGTGGCTCGATGACTCGCATCTGCTTGTGCAAAACGGAAGTTCGGTCGGGGCAACGATCTACTCGCCGACGGGGGTGGCGCTTGCGACTCCATTGCTGCCTGCGTTTACGATGCCGGTCCAGCCGCTGAGCAGTGGACTCGTGTATTCCTCGGATTACAACCAGATCCTCTCAACGAGCACGGGCGAAGCGACGTGGACGAGCGGGTATCCATACGGTGGGTTTGGTGCTGCCGCGAACGGCTATGTCGTGTTCGTGTCGGGGGCGAGGCTGGTGGCGTTGAGCCAGTGA
- the miaA gene encoding tRNA (adenosine(37)-N6)-dimethylallyltransferase MiaA, which yields MSDPLLFVLLGPTGSGKTSLSIALAERFGGEIVNCDSVAVYRELDIGTAKPTHEERESVPHHLFDVLPPTEPMTAGEYARRAREVLKDIASRGKLPIVVGGTGLYLRALLDGLFAGPERSEELREHLRRREQERGPTYLHRILSRMDRVAAAKIHPNDAAKLIRAIEVCLAARKPMTELWQQGRDPLTGFRILRIGLDPDRPALYDRINRRAAEMFEQGLVEETQALLAKYGRIGGPLDSLGYRQAFELLDGKLTREQAVAAAQQGHRNYAKRQMTWFRREPEVRWLKGFGDDAAIVGEAMQIIKTS from the coding sequence ATGAGCGATCCACTGCTGTTCGTACTGCTCGGCCCGACTGGTTCCGGCAAGACCTCGCTTTCCATCGCGCTCGCTGAACGCTTCGGCGGCGAGATCGTGAACTGCGACTCGGTTGCGGTGTATCGCGAGCTCGACATCGGCACCGCCAAGCCGACGCACGAAGAACGAGAGAGCGTGCCGCATCACCTGTTCGACGTGCTGCCGCCGACCGAGCCGATGACCGCCGGCGAATATGCACGTCGCGCCCGCGAAGTTCTGAAAGACATCGCGTCACGCGGAAAGCTGCCAATCGTGGTCGGCGGCACCGGTCTCTACCTGCGCGCGCTGCTCGACGGCCTGTTCGCGGGGCCGGAACGCTCCGAAGAGTTGCGCGAACACCTTCGGCGGCGCGAACAAGAGCGTGGTCCGACGTACTTGCATCGCATCCTGAGCCGCATGGACCGCGTTGCCGCGGCGAAGATCCATCCCAACGACGCAGCGAAGCTCATCCGCGCAATCGAAGTCTGTCTGGCGGCGCGCAAACCCATGACCGAACTCTGGCAGCAGGGCCGCGATCCGCTGACCGGCTTCCGCATCCTGCGCATCGGTCTCGATCCCGATCGACCGGCGCTTTACGACCGAATCAATCGCCGTGCCGCCGAGATGTTCGAGCAAGGCCTGGTGGAAGAGACGCAGGCTTTGCTCGCCAAGTACGGACGCATCGGCGGGCCGCTCGATTCGCTCGGCTATCGCCAGGCGTTTGAGCTTCTCGACGGAAAGCTCACCCGCGAACAGGCGGTTGCCGCAGCCCAGCAAGGCCATCGCAACTACGCCAAGCGGCAGATGACGTGGTTCCGCCGCGAGCCAGAGGTGCGATGGCTGAAGGGGTTCGGCGATGACGCCGCCATCGTGGGGGAAGCGATGCAGATCATCAAAACGTCGTAA
- a CDS encoding LpxI family protein: MNDRSFPKRLGLIAGNGKFPILILDAARAHGAEVVVAAIKEETFPEIEQHGAAAVHWMSLGELSKLIETFQKEGVSEAIMAGQVKHKQIFSSIRPDWKLAKLLMSLGTRNTDSLIGAVAKVLSDEGITLLDSTSLLEPLLAKEGVLTTRQPTDQELTNITYGRAVAHHLSRFDIGQTVVIAEAACVAVEAMEGTDATILRAGELLTSPSLGEKPSTLGRELTVVKVAKPNQDMRFDVPVIGLRSVETMRKANATCLALDAGKCLLLDGQAVIDAADAAGICIVAEKPDPALHGQKVELRKI; the protein is encoded by the coding sequence ATGAACGACCGTAGTTTTCCGAAGCGCCTCGGTTTGATCGCCGGCAACGGCAAGTTCCCGATCCTGATCCTCGATGCCGCCCGCGCCCATGGCGCCGAGGTGGTGGTTGCGGCAATCAAAGAGGAGACGTTTCCGGAGATCGAGCAGCACGGGGCCGCGGCGGTGCACTGGATGTCGCTGGGCGAACTGAGCAAGCTGATCGAGACCTTCCAAAAGGAAGGCGTGAGCGAAGCGATCATGGCCGGGCAGGTGAAGCACAAGCAGATCTTCAGCTCCATCCGGCCGGACTGGAAGCTGGCGAAGCTGCTGATGTCGCTGGGGACGCGGAATACGGATTCGCTGATCGGCGCGGTGGCGAAGGTGCTGTCGGACGAGGGCATCACGCTGCTGGATTCGACGTCGTTGCTAGAGCCGCTGCTAGCGAAAGAAGGCGTCCTGACGACGCGGCAGCCGACCGACCAGGAACTGACGAACATCACCTACGGACGCGCGGTGGCACATCATCTATCGCGCTTCGACATTGGGCAGACGGTGGTGATTGCCGAGGCGGCATGCGTCGCGGTGGAGGCGATGGAAGGGACGGACGCGACCATCCTGCGCGCGGGAGAGTTGCTAACGTCACCGTCGTTGGGCGAGAAGCCGTCGACGCTCGGGCGCGAGTTGACGGTGGTGAAAGTCGCGAAGCCGAACCAGGATATGCGCTTCGATGTGCCGGTGATTGGGTTGCGAAGTGTTGAAACTATGAGGAAGGCGAACGCGACGTGCCTGGCGCTGGATGCGGGGAAGTGTTTGCTGCTGGATGGTCAGGCGGTGATTGATGCCGCGGATGCGGCGGGGATTTGTATTGTGGCGGAAAAACCGGATCCGGCGCTGCACGGGCAGAAGGTGGAGTTGAGGAAGATTTAG
- a CDS encoding DUF3828 domain-containing protein codes for MKRHLAITLLALLAFVSTALSQQSAAKPPQDCRSFVQQFYEWYAPAAAHDRGRTWETAVKRKPAEFSPELAQAIERDSAAQAKTSDDIVGLDFDPFLSSQDPSGRFTLKQVKEQGNTCSATLVSGPANRKGEDVTAVLERVDGNWRFANFQYSNEQMDLMQLLKQMEADRKADGTQKK; via the coding sequence ATGAAACGCCATCTCGCGATCACTCTTCTCGCGCTGCTTGCTTTTGTCTCTACCGCGCTCTCCCAACAATCGGCCGCAAAGCCGCCGCAAGACTGCCGCTCGTTTGTGCAGCAGTTCTACGAGTGGTATGCGCCGGCAGCAGCGCACGATCGAGGCCGCACTTGGGAGACGGCCGTGAAACGCAAACCTGCCGAGTTCTCGCCTGAACTGGCGCAAGCCATCGAGCGTGACTCCGCCGCCCAAGCCAAGACCTCCGACGACATCGTCGGCCTCGACTTCGACCCGTTCCTCAGCAGCCAGGATCCGAGTGGACGCTTCACGCTGAAACAGGTCAAGGAACAAGGCAACACCTGCTCCGCGACGCTCGTCAGCGGTCCCGCGAACAGAAAGGGCGAAGACGTAACCGCCGTGCTCGAACGCGTTGACGGCAACTGGCGCTTCGCCAACTTCCAGTACAGCAATGAGCAGATGGACCTGATGCAATTGCTCAAACAGATGGAAGCCGACCGCAAGGCCGACGGGACCCAGAAGAAATAA
- the purE gene encoding 5-(carboxyamino)imidazole ribonucleotide mutase, with the protein MSDTPLVSIVMGSDSDLEIMNEAAKALEGFGIAYEIDITSAHRSPARTSEYSRALVSRGVKVVIAGAGGAAHLAGVIAAETTLPVIAVPIPSTALLGLDSLLAMVQMPAGIPCATVAIGKPGATNAGILAAQIIGTHDAGVAKKLVAHKEKLAKGVEEKSKKLKESAKK; encoded by the coding sequence ATGTCCGATACACCGCTTGTGTCCATTGTTATGGGCAGTGATTCCGATTTGGAGATCATGAACGAAGCCGCGAAGGCGCTCGAGGGCTTCGGGATTGCGTATGAAATTGACATCACGTCGGCGCACCGTTCGCCGGCACGCACCAGCGAATACTCGCGCGCGCTGGTTTCGCGTGGCGTGAAGGTTGTGATTGCCGGCGCAGGTGGCGCGGCACACCTTGCAGGCGTGATTGCCGCTGAGACGACCCTGCCGGTAATTGCCGTGCCGATTCCATCCACGGCGCTGCTCGGCCTCGATTCGCTGTTAGCGATGGTGCAGATGCCTGCGGGCATTCCCTGCGCGACCGTGGCGATCGGCAAGCCGGGTGCGACGAATGCCGGCATTCTCGCGGCACAGATCATCGGGACGCATGATGCGGGCGTTGCGAAGAAACTCGTGGCGCACAAAGAGAAGTTGGCCAAGGGCGTGGAAGAGAAGTCGAAGAAGTTGAAGGAATCGGCGAAGAAGTAG
- a CDS encoding winged helix-turn-helix domain-containing protein has protein sequence MSATTGTPERRAKFGLYEANFASGELRKNGAKLKLQEQPFQVLALLLDRAGQVVTREEIQQKLWPADTFVDFDHSLNTAINKLRDVLGDTASNPRFIETLPRRGYRFIAPVEWNEPSVIPSGAAPSATESKDPSRQTEPSIATIAEPELPQADHRITRLLFGGLQLMYLIFYACGLWRLDEIGDIAEDHFHVAGGKIEALVLVTAVIGIALRLYTLSATGFNYRLLGAKFRKLIPLVYVLDLIWAFSPFLLQPRIGLGLAFAACAALLYSPFAQRILAMITWPAK, from the coding sequence ATGTCGGCAACAACGGGAACGCCGGAGCGTCGCGCCAAGTTCGGGCTTTACGAAGCCAACTTCGCCAGCGGCGAGCTGCGCAAGAACGGCGCCAAGCTGAAATTGCAGGAGCAGCCGTTTCAGGTGCTGGCGCTGCTACTCGACCGCGCCGGGCAAGTCGTAACGCGAGAAGAGATCCAGCAAAAGCTCTGGCCCGCCGACACGTTCGTTGACTTCGATCACAGCCTCAACACGGCGATCAACAAATTGCGCGACGTGCTCGGCGACACGGCATCGAACCCGCGCTTCATCGAGACGCTCCCGCGTCGCGGCTATCGCTTCATCGCCCCCGTCGAATGGAATGAACCTTCTGTCATCCCGAGCGGAGCCGCGCCAAGCGCGACGGAGTCGAAGGACCCCTCTCGTCAAACCGAACCGTCAATCGCCACGATCGCGGAGCCCGAGCTTCCGCAAGCCGATCACCGCATCACCCGGCTGCTCTTCGGCGGATTGCAGCTGATGTACCTGATCTTCTACGCCTGCGGCTTGTGGCGGCTCGACGAGATCGGCGACATCGCCGAAGACCACTTCCACGTTGCCGGTGGCAAAATCGAAGCGCTCGTGCTTGTCACGGCAGTCATCGGGATCGCGCTGCGCTTGTACACGCTGAGCGCGACGGGCTTCAACTACCGCTTGCTCGGCGCGAAGTTCCGTAAGCTGATTCCGCTGGTCTATGTGCTCGACCTGATCTGGGCATTCTCGCCCTTCCTGCTGCAGCCGCGCATCGGCCTTGGGCTGGCGTTTGCCGCGTGCGCGGCACTGCTGTATTCGCCGTTTGCGCAGCGTATCCTGGCGATGATCACGTGGCCTGCGAAGTAG
- a CDS encoding TonB family protein, with translation MAILQITPSREEEQDKHFEDVARANEGKANFVEEAFTPVVLMDLRDELTRSRLREAAWISIIAHLVAIIFLSLSPKWMPNLWGHPVKVVEDRLRDKDTTFLALPPDAQKLVQKPHTNVLSDKDRVATSHNPDPKELKKLLDQRQPGPPAHPAAQPSVPAPPQMAQQQQQSPQQQNPATQQGQQTAMNNPPQFESPNMQPKMTLPKAQPSFGAVAMSAGSAIQQAARASSGSAGKLAVGGGMGLGRGPTGGQVRDAMEITTDTQGVDFGPYLARIKQTIEANWYTAMPESVYPPLRKSGKVAVEFVILPDGKVQGMRIFFPSGDVALDRAAWGGISASNPFPPLPKEFHGPYLGLRCYFLYNPTTKDLEQ, from the coding sequence ATGGCCATACTCCAGATCACGCCTTCCCGAGAAGAAGAACAGGACAAGCACTTCGAGGATGTTGCACGCGCTAACGAAGGTAAAGCCAACTTCGTGGAAGAGGCGTTCACTCCCGTTGTGCTCATGGACTTGCGCGACGAGCTCACTCGCTCGCGCCTCCGGGAAGCCGCCTGGATCTCGATCATCGCCCACCTCGTCGCGATCATCTTTCTTAGTCTTAGCCCCAAGTGGATGCCCAATCTCTGGGGACATCCCGTGAAGGTCGTGGAAGACCGGTTGCGCGACAAGGACACCACGTTCCTCGCGCTTCCTCCCGACGCGCAAAAGCTGGTACAGAAGCCACACACCAACGTTCTCTCCGATAAAGACCGCGTCGCGACTTCGCACAATCCTGATCCGAAAGAGTTGAAGAAACTCCTCGATCAGCGGCAGCCAGGCCCACCCGCGCATCCAGCAGCGCAGCCCAGCGTTCCCGCGCCGCCGCAAATGGCCCAACAACAGCAGCAGTCGCCGCAGCAGCAAAACCCTGCTACGCAGCAGGGACAGCAAACGGCGATGAACAATCCGCCGCAGTTCGAGAGCCCAAACATGCAGCCCAAGATGACGCTGCCCAAGGCGCAGCCCAGCTTCGGCGCCGTCGCGATGTCGGCCGGCTCAGCGATCCAGCAGGCGGCGCGCGCATCCTCCGGATCAGCCGGTAAGCTCGCCGTTGGCGGTGGTATGGGACTCGGCCGCGGCCCCACCGGCGGGCAAGTTCGCGACGCGATGGAGATCACGACCGATACCCAGGGCGTGGACTTCGGCCCCTATCTCGCACGCATCAAGCAGACCATCGAAGCCAACTGGTACACCGCAATGCCGGAATCGGTTTATCCGCCACTGCGCAAGAGCGGCAAGGTCGCCGTCGAATTCGTAATTCTCCCCGACGGCAAAGTACAGGGCATGCGCATCTTCTTCCCGTCAGGCGACGTCGCACTCGATCGCGCGGCGTGGGGCGGCATCTCAGCCTCGAATCCATTCCCGCCACTGCCCAAAGAATTCCACGGACCGTACCTCGGCCTCCGCTGCTACTTCCTCTACAACCCGACGACAAAAGACCTCGAGCAATAG